GGGCATGGCCCGGATTTTCGTCCCACTGACTTTGACATCTCTGTCCCACTTCATCCCCACTCTGGGCAGCTGCGAAAGGCGTTGCTGGTTCTGTTCAGGGAGCTTTGTGCCTCCCCTTTGTCCAGAGCCAGGTAtgaaagagaggagagaggagcagACAGGCCAAGGGTCGTGTTTATATCCAGCCTTAGGTCCAGGTGCCCCCTGGGCCAGATAAGGACCGATGTGGGTGCATGGCCTGCTCCTTACATGTTGCCCTGTTTCGGGAACAGGGATAGGTTTCTGTTCAGATGTCGAGGTCTATCCTGTTCCTCTGCAAgtgaggggtgggggggtctcCGTTAACCACCTGTCCTCCATCCCCACTGGATGTCCTGTCCCTTCTCTTCTACAGTCCTTCTTCCACACGGTCCTGGAGAACAGTCGTGCCTGCGAGACGCTGGTCGATAACAACCTCCGAGTGACCAACTGGAACCGCAAGCTGGGCTGTAAGTGCCAATATAAACACATAGTCGACTGGTGCGGGTGCTCCCCAAATGACTTCAAACCCCAGGACTTCCTCCGGCTACAGGTGAAAGAGatcttcctttctcctccctttccctcccctcctccttgtCGCTCCCCTGTGGGCACGTCCGTGGGTGCAACGCCTGCTGCTGTGCATGTCCCCACCAGCCTCATCCCAGCCCTGCAAGGGACGGGAGCAGGATTGGcaacccagctgccctggggcttGGCACAGATGTGTCTGTAAACACTCGGGCAGCAGGATTGTGCTGACTTTCCTACCCAGCAGCCAGGCTTTTACTTGCAATGCTGCTCCTCTTCCTagattttctttcccattttcctGCTATTTTCCCAGCAGACTTGGAGCAAATTCCTTTTCAGGAAAACCTGTCCTCTTTGGCAGGACAAAATGCCTTGTGACAAACCGTCTCCTGTGCTCTCAGTGTGCAGGGATGTAGACTGAGCAAGGGAGGTTTGGGGAAGAGATACCCAGCCCTCAAGAGAGAAGTTAGCAGGATTTTCAAGGAGTCCTGGGCTTATATAGTGCAGGGCCCTGATCCTGCAGGCTGTGCAATGTGGCCAGGTCTTGTGAAGGGCTCTGCAGGGTGGGGACCCATCCGAATGTAGAGATTGCAGTGAAGGAGCTAGGTGACACATGGCTGCTTCTGAGCACAGGAGGGGCGAGGCAGTGGAAAAAATGAGAACCCATCTGTGTTACCATTAAGTGTACTGTGTGCTCCCACTGATCCTGCCACAGAGGAGCCCACGTAGAGCCTGGCTGTGCTTTGCTTCTCCTTAGCCTGTGCCCTCAAAGGGGACAGGATGGGTCCCAGCATGTTTTTTCCCAGTTTGTCTCCCTCCCGGCTGCCCTGCTCAGGTGGGAGGGCAGAGGGACTGTAGGCAGTGTTGTTAGAAATGCTTAGAAATGCCTGTGGTCTTCCAGCAACTCTCCAGACCCACCTTCTTCGCCCGCAAGTTTGAGTCAACAGTGAATCAGGAGGTGCTGGAGATCCTGGACACGCATCTCTACGGCAGCTACCCCCCCAACACACCAGCCCTAAAGGCTTATTGGGAGAACGTCTACGACCGTGTTGACGGGCTCAGCGGCCTCAGCGATGTCACCCTCACCTTCTacacagccttctccaggctggggcTCCACAAAGCTGCATCCATGCCAGCAGTGAAGGCTGACAAGCTCTGCAGGTGGGTTATTTGCTGCGGGCTCGAGCTGGGCTCCCAGTGGTGGCCTGTCCCTCGTACTGGGAGGATGCTGATGCTCAGATGTGgaacctctctgtctctctccagaTTTGAGACCCGGGGCTTTCCATCCAGTGTGCACTTATATTTCTATGACGACCGTTTCCAGGGTTACCTGGTGATGCAGGAAGTGCAGAATTTGGCAACTGGGCAGGCAGAGTCCCTGGAGGTGTGGATGATGCCCCAAGGAGCTCTGAAGCTGGCAGGTCATGGAGGGCAGGCAAACCGCTTACAGAACCTGGAGGTAAATGGGGAAGTTTCCCTCACAATGGCCACTTTCCTCCTTGGCTTTTGCATACCACACTGCCCTTCCTCTTCAAAACCTGCACGCTATGGGGACATGGTGCCACTGTCGTGTCTGAGAACAAACCTCTGTCCAGGAGTTTGGCTTCTGTGTGGGGTGTGGAGCTGATCGGTGGGGAAGGGCCTGAAGGGGTTCTTTGCGGGGCGATCTGAGGCAGTGgtgcccagctcctgcagctgcaggaggcaTCACGTGGCTGTGTTATTGCTGGCAAATGCAGGCAGGCAGGAGGGCCAGGGAGGGTGGGTGTGCATTGCTTTGGGCTCCAAAGTTTATGCCTTCCCTGTTTTGGGGATGTGAAATACAAAACCTGAGCTGATAGCATCCCCCTGCCTAGTGTCCCACTACTTGTGCCTCCTGTCCCTCCAGGTGGGCACGGAGTgggaccccaaggaaaggctctTCCGCAATTTTGGAGGCTTGATGGGGCCTTTTGACGAGCCAGTGGCCATGCAGAAGTGGTCACGGGGACCCAACCTGACGGCCACAGTGGTGTGGATTGATCCCACCTACGTTATCGCTGCCTCCTACGACATCACGGTGGATGCTGAGGCAGAGTTCACTCAGTACAAGCCCCCCCTCAATCATCCCTTGCGCCCCGGTGTCTGGACCATCCGCCTCCTCCAGTTCTGGGAACTCCTGGGCGAGAACCAATTCCTGGTGGTGCCCCAGACGTTCAACCGCAAGCAGCCTCTCAGGAAAGGTGAGGGGGGTGCTCTGGAGTTTGGGTCTGGGCAGGTCTCCATGTGAGTGGTCTGAAGCACCTTCTCCTGGTGTTGACCTCTCTGGGCTGTAGCTGATGACAAGACACCATCCTGGTGTCCCCAAGTCCTGCAGCAGCACCATTCTCCTTGGGCTGGGGTTGCAAAGGGAGGGGATGCTGAGCCCTGGCAGGAGTGTGACAGTGCAAGGGGCAGGGTGCTGGGATGTTGTTGCGCTGCTGATCCCTCTTTTCTGTCCCTGTCTCTGCCCAGATGACAGCAACTGGCTGCATGGCGGGCCCCCCCGCAACGAGTACATGGAGCAGAGCTTCCAGGGGCTGGGGGGGATCCTCAACCTGCCACGTTCTGAGGAGGCAGAGGAGGACGCGGTGCGGAAGGCGCAGCTGACGGGCAAGGCGCTGGAGGACTGGGCGGATGATGCCATCGGTGCTTTCTGGTCCGTGGCAGATGTCTGCGTCAGCGGCCCCTCCGCCTGCACCTCCCTGGAGACCTGCAGCAAAACCTCCTGGAGCTCCCTCTCCCCGGACCCCAAATCAGAACTGGGGCCTGTCAAACCTGATGGGCGGCTGAGGTAGCAGGAGCAGCCGGGGGGGGCAGCTTGGGAGCGAGGAGCATCCTCCATCACTGGCGTGGGAGGTCTCTGGACTATATCACCCCGTGCCATTTGCACGTAGTCACTCAAGGAAGAGAGAATGGGAACCTCTGGGTGGGCAAAAACCTCCTGGGGTATTTTGGATGGAAGAGGAGGTATGAGGTCGGTCTTGCCCACCTCCCCGAGGAACGGGCCAGGGAGAGTGTGCCAGGGTGGCTGTTGCTGTGGGGGCAGAGGCGATGCTGGCAGGAGCTGTGTGCTTGTTACTGCAGGTCTTGGAGCCTCGGGAAGGGGTGACGGGGAGGGAGGGCTGCCAGGTGGGCAGGCTGTGGACCAGCTCAGCACCCTGCCCAGTCCTGGGCTGGATCTCTGCAGAATcaggccctgtgctgctggctacTCCCCCAGGAGGGCTCGcaaggggctctggggacaggcagAAGCAGAGTGTGTCAAAGCCAGTCATgttcacagagctgctgctggcccAGGGCTTGCATCTCATCCCCTCCACCCCAGCCctttagtttgtatttttataaatatatatatagaaatatatatgaTGCAAAGTGCAATAGAGACGAGACCCCGCGTTGGCCGGGAAGTCCTTGTGTCTCCATCTCCCCTCAGACTGTAACATACTGTTCTCTTGGGTGTCCTGGTGCcacaggacagggtgctgggttgtttacatatttttttattattagttttattattattgttttgctGTTTCCCCACTACTGGGGACCCCTGCGCCCCTCGGGCAGGGTTGGTTGTGGGGTGCTGCCTGCCCTCCCAGGCAGCTGCCCGACTGTGCCAAATGTTTGGAGCTGCTGGTGTGTGTTGTGTGATGGTGAGCGGGGGGAGCGCTCGGTTCAGTGGTCAAGTCCAACAAGCTGCTGTAGACCCCGCTGCCTCCGTCTCTGCTTCAGCAAAGGGACACCCTGGTCCCCTGCCAAAATGTCAACCTCGGGGCTGGCGTCCTGCTGCGATGTGATGGCAGCGTGCCGTGCCCAGAGGGTGGCCCTGTGCCATGGCCCCTTGGCCCagccttttcttttctcctgcttGGCAGAAGCTCTGGGGAAATGCAGTGCTTCCCTGGCCAAAATGCAAAGAGGTGAGACGAGGTCCAGCTGGTTCCATCCGCTCTCCACTGTTtctgcttccccctcctctgGAGGGAAGAGTTGCCACCTCCTCTTGGGAAGGGGGGTGCAGAGGAGTGCCCTCTTCCTCCCATCCTCCCGGGCTTGGGGACTCCTTGTGATGTTCCTTTCCAGGGCtcgcactcctggtctccctgcTTTATGGATACTGGCACTGCAAGAGGTTGTAAAACGGGATGGAGACCTTGATGTGTGCGGACAGGTCCCTGCTGCCCCT
The window above is part of the Patagioenas fasciata isolate bPatFas1 chromosome 18, bPatFas1.hap1, whole genome shotgun sequence genome. Proteins encoded here:
- the XYLT2 gene encoding xylosyltransferase 2 — translated: MAAPGRARKLVRRYRLAVATALAILLLQGLVLWTSAGLDEEGPAEERQKKAKLPESSDGSKDSDSSAGRRGSASRKHGRWRGRPDSPGALVSKVVRAVTARHKPGRRLPAAPDSSSQRNLTELRGEAQLGVFQQGDTGSVEGAPQPTENSFTPKCEITGKDALSALARASSKQCQQEIANVVCLHRAGSLMPQSVPRHCQLSGKVSPVIQWDESRLQQPPPSKPVRIAYMLVVHGRAIRQLKRLIKAVYHQQHFFYIHVDKRSNYLHREVVELARHYPNIRVTPWRMVTIWGGASLLKMYLRSMKDLLELVEWPWDFFINLSATDYPTRTNEELVMFLSKYRDKNFLKSHGRDNARFIKKQGLDRLFHECDSHMWRLGERRIPEGIVVDGGSDWFSLTRSFVEYVVYAEDQLVSQLRQFYTYTLLPAESFFHTVLENSRACETLVDNNLRVTNWNRKLGCKCQYKHIVDWCGCSPNDFKPQDFLRLQQLSRPTFFARKFESTVNQEVLEILDTHLYGSYPPNTPALKAYWENVYDRVDGLSGLSDVTLTFYTAFSRLGLHKAASMPAVKADKLCRFETRGFPSSVHLYFYDDRFQGYLVMQEVQNLATGQAESLEVWMMPQGALKLAGHGGQANRLQNLEVGTEWDPKERLFRNFGGLMGPFDEPVAMQKWSRGPNLTATVVWIDPTYVIAASYDITVDAEAEFTQYKPPLNHPLRPGVWTIRLLQFWELLGENQFLVVPQTFNRKQPLRKDDSNWLHGGPPRNEYMEQSFQGLGGILNLPRSEEAEEDAVRKAQLTGKALEDWADDAIGAFWSVADVCVSGPSACTSLETCSKTSWSSLSPDPKSELGPVKPDGRLR